A stretch of DNA from Asticcacaulis sp.:
TGACGTCGTCGTATTTCAGCAGGTTCTTGCGGATGTCGAAGTTGCGCGCCTCGACCTTCTTCTGCGCCTTCTCCAGCGCCTTGTTGATCCAGGGATGGATGATCGCCTCGTCCTCCTTGAGGCCGAGCTTCTGCAGCATGCCGTCCATGCGCTCGGAGCCGAAGATGCGCATCAGGTCGTCCTGCAGCGACAGGAAGAATTTCGAGCGGCCGGGATCGCCCTGGCGGCCGGAGCGGCCGCGGAGCTGGTTGTCGATGCGGCGCGCTCTCGTGGCGCTCGGTGGCGAGCACGTAGAGGCCGCCCGCGGCGATCGCCTTCTCCTTCAGCCGCGGCGACGTCCGCGCGGATGGCGGCTTCCCGCGCCTCGCGCTCCGGCCCCGCGGGCATGTCGGCCAGCTCCTCGGCGATGCGCATCTCGGCATTGCCGCCGAGCTGGATGTCGGTGCCGCGGCCGGCCATGTTGGTGGCGATGGTGATGGCGCCGGGCTTGCCGGCCTGGGCGACGATCGCCGCCTCCCGCTCATGGTGGCGGGCGTTCAGCACCTCGAAATCCTTGAAGCCTTCCTTGCGCAGCCGCTCGGCGAGCTGCTCCGACTTCTCGATCGAGGTGGTGCCGACCAGGATCGGCTGGCCCTTCTCGCGCGCCTCCTTGATGTCGCGATGATCGCCTTGTATTTCTCCTCGACCGTCCGGTAGACCTCGTCGTCCTCGTCGATGCGCTTGACCGGCAGGTTGGTCGGCACCTCGGTCACTTCGAGGCCGTAGATGTTGCCGAACTCTTCCGCTTCCGTCAGCGCCGTGCCGGTCATGCCGGCGAGCTTCTTGTACATGCGGAAGTAGTTCTGGAAGGTGACCGAGGCGAGCGTCTGGTTCTCCGGCTGGATCGCCACATGCTCCTTGGCCTCCAGCGCCTGGTGCAGGCCTTCCGAATAGCGGCGGCCGGGCATCATGCGGCCGGTGAACTCGTCGATGATGACGATCTCGCCGTTGCGCACGATGTAGTCCTTGTCGCGCTGGAACAGGCGGTGCGCCTTCAGCGCGTTGTTGACGTGGTGCACGATGGCGACGTTCTCGACGTCGTAGAGCGACTCGCCCTTGAGGTGGCCGGCCGCGCGCAGCATGTTCTCCAGCTTCTCGGTGCCTTCCTCGGTGAAGATCGCCGTGCGCTGCTTCTCGTCGACCTCGTAGTCGGCGGGATCGAGCTTCAGGATGAAGGCGTCGATCGTGTTGTACATTTCCGAGCGGTCCTCGAGCGGACCGGAAATGATCAGCGGCGTGCGCGCCTCGTCGACCAGGATCGAGTCCACCTCGTCGACGATCGCGTAGTTGTGGCCGCGCTGCACCATCGGCGGCGCGCTCGTACTTCATGTTGTCGCGCAGATAGTCGAAGCCGAGCTCGTTGTTGGTGCCGTAGGTGACGTCCGCAGGCGTAGGCCGCGCGGCGCTCGTCGTCGGACAGGCCGTGGACGATGATGCCGACGGTGAGGCCGAGGAACTTGTAGATGCGGCCCATCCATTCGGCGTCGCGCTTGGCGAGGTAGTCGTTGACGGTGACGACATGGACGCCCTTGCCGGCGAGCGCGTTCAGATAGACGGGCAGCGTGGCGACCAGCGTCTTGCCTTCGCCGGTGCGCATCTCGGCGATGCCGCCATTGTGAGCACCATGCCGCCGATGAGCTGGACGTCGAAGGGCCGCATGCCGAGCACGCGGCGCGCCGCCTCGCGCACGGTGGCGAAGGCGGGCACCAGGAGGTCGTCGAGGGAGGCGCCGTTGGCGAGGTCGGCGCGGAACTGCTCGGTTCGGGCGTCGAGCTCCTCGTCGGACAGCGCCCTGAGCTCGTTCTCCATCGCATTGATCGCCTCGACCGCGCGGTCGCGTGGATCTTGATGCGCCGATCGTTGGCTGAACCGAATATCTTGCGGGCGAGGACGCCAAGACTGACCATCAAATGGTCCTTTCAACCGTAGTTTTTGCCGGCGGGCCGGCGAAATCCGCGGAACCCGGCAGGCGAAGCGGATTCTGCAAACAGCGAAAAGCGCCCGGAAAACGGTTCTGGACGCAAAGACGCTGGACAGATAAGAGGGGCCTCAACCGATGTCAACGCGCGCCTCCGCGCTAAATAGCGCTGAATTCCGCCACAATTGGACGTGTTTCAAGGCGCCTCAAATCCCCGATCGGAGAGTTCCATGTCCATTTCCTCACGCCGCGCCGCATTCGCCAGGCTGGCGCTTCCTTTCAGCCTCTTCGCGGCGCTGACGGCTTCGGCGGTTGCCCAGGAGACCGCCCCCGCCGAGCAGCCCGCCGCGGAAGCTGCGAAGCCCGCCGCGCCCGATCCGAACAAGGTCATCGCCACCATCGACGGCAAGCCGGTCAGCGAGGCCGAGCTGGCGCTCGCCCTGCAGAGCGTGGACCAGCAATATTCGCAGTTGCCGCCCGAGCAGCGCCGTGCCGCCGCCTTCATGGCGATCATGGAGATCAGGCTGCTCGCCGACAAGGCGGTCGCCGAGGGCCTGGACAAGAACCCGGACTTCCAGCAGCGCATGGCCTTCCTGCAGCAGCGCGCCCTGCACAGCGAGGTGATCGACAAGGACGTCGGCGCCAGGATCACCGCCGAGGAGGTGCGCGCCCGCTACGACAAGCAGATGGCCGACACGCCGCCGGTCAACGAGGTCAAGGCGCGCCACATTCTGGTCAAGACCAAGGAAGAGGCCGACGCGATCATCAAGCAGCTCGACGGCGGCGCCAAGTTCGAGGATCTCGCCGCCCAGCACACCACCGACCCGAGCGGCAAGACCACCGGCGGCGACCTCGGCTATTTCGCGCCCGGCCAGATGGTGCCGGAGTTCGAGAAGGCCGCTTTCGCGCTCAACGTCGGCCAGTATACGAAGGAGCCGGTGCAGAGCCAGTTCGGCTGGCACGTCATCCTCGTCGAGGACAAGCGCGCCCAGCAGCCGCCGGCCTTCGACACGGTCAAGGACCAGATCCGCAACCTCGTCTTCCGCGAAAAATATTTCGCCATGGTCACCGACCTGCGCAAGGCGGCCAAGGTCGACGTCACCGACCCGGACCTGAAGAAGGCCGTCGACGCGATGGAAGCCGCGGACGGGGCGGAAGGCCGGCGAACTGACCGCAGCATCATGCCGGCACCAGCGAGAATGCGGAGCCGGCCGAGGCAATCGGCCGGCTTCTTGCGTTTCACCCGCTGGCGCCGGCGTTCCTGAAACGGCTTGCGCGGTCCCCGCGCTATCGGGCAAACCGAGCCACTTTCCGCGCGTCACATGCCCGAGGCTATAGATGTCGACCACGATCTCGCCGCTCGCCCCGAAGAAATACCCCAAGATGCCGGCGATCGACGGCGTGCGCATGGCGACCGCCGAGGCCGGCATCAAATACAAGAACCGCACCGACGTGCTGGCCATGGTCTTCGACGAAGGGACCGAGGTCGCGGGCGTGTTCACCCGCTCCAAATGCCCGTCCGCGCCGGTCGACTACTGCCGCCGGAACCTCCCCGGCGGCAAGGCGCGCGTCCTGGTCGTCAATTCCGGCAACGCCAACGCCTTCACCGGCAGGAAGGGCCGCGAGATCGACCGCGCTCACCGGCAAGGCGGGCGCCAAGGCTGCCGGCTGCCCGGAGAACGAGATATTCCTCGCCTCGACCGGCGTGATCGGCGAGCCGCTCGATGCGCCCGGCTTCTCGCACCTGCTTGCCGGCATGGTGAAGGAGGCGAAGCCCGAGTTCTGGCGCGAGGCCGCCAGCGCCATCATGACCACCGACACCTATCCGAAGGTCGCGACCGTCACCGTCAGGCTCGGCGATGCCGACGTCACCATCAACGGCATCGCCAAGGGCGCCGGCATGATCGCGCCCGACATGGCGACCATGCTCTCCTTCGTGGCGACCGATGCGCCGATCGCCGCTCCCGTGCTGCAGGCGCTGCTGTCGGGCGGGGTGGGCAAGACCTTCAATGCGATTACCGTCGACAGCGACACCTCGACCAGCGACACGCTGCTCCTGTTCGCGACGGGTGCGGCGAAGACGCGCGGCGCGCCCAGGATCGACGATCCGAAGGACCTGACGCGGCTCGCGGCCTTCAAGGCGCGCGCTGGGCAAGGTGCTGAAGTCGCTGGCGCTGCAGGTGGTGCGCGACGGCGAGGGCGCGCGCAAGCAGGTCGAGGTGAGCGTCACCGGCGCGAAGTCGGCGCGTTCGGCCAAGAAGATCGCGCTTTCCGATCGCCAACTCGCCGCTGGTCAAGACGGCGGTCGCCGGCGAGGACGCCAATTGGGGCCGCGTCGTCATGGCGGTCGGCAAGGCCGGCGAACCGGCCGACCGCGACCGGCCTGTCGATCTGGTTCGGCGACAACCGGCTGGCCTTCGAGGGCGAGCGCGACCCGGACTATTCCGAAGAGGCGACCTCGGCCTACATGAAGCGCGACGAAATCCGCATCCGCGCCGATATCGGCATCGGCCGCGGCAAGGCGACGGTCTGGACCTGCGACCTCACCAAGGAATATGTCGCCATCAACGGCGACTACAGAAGCTGATGGGCGAAACCGTGCCGGACAAGCAGCCGAAGGCGGGTCTGGTCGACCGTCCGCCGCTTCGAGGCGGCGGGGTTCCGCGCCTGGCCGGCCTCCGCCGTCCATTATGACGGCACCTGGGTCGTGCGACTCACCGCCGGCCACCCGGCAAAGCGGCTGAATTCGGTCAATCCGCTCGATCCGCACGACGTGCAGAACCTGCGCCGAGCGCATCATGCGGGCCGGCCGGCGCTTCGACGCCTATGGCCGGCCGCTCACCTTCCGCCTGTCGCCGCTCGCCGGCCGCAGGCTGGTCGCCTATCTCGACGGCGAGGGCTGGACGGCGTTCGGCGAGTCGCTGGTGATGCGGCTCGACCTCGACGACAACGAGGCCGTGCACGGGGCGATGGACCAGATCCCGATGCAGGACATGAGCCGTTTCATCTCCGCCTCGATGAAGACGCACGGCGCCGACCCGGCGCTGCGGCCCGGTCTTTCCGAGGTCATCGGCGCGATCCAGCCCGAAGCGGGCCTGTTCGTGCTGGAACAGGAAGACGAGCCGCTGGCCACCGCCATCTGCGTGCAGGACGGCGACCTCGCCGGCCTGTTCGAGGTCGCCACCGCCGAGGCCGAGCGCGGCACAGGGCCACGGCCGGCGCCTGCTGCTCTCGGCGCTGAAATGGGCGAGGCTGCGCGGCGCGCGTCATGCCTGGCTGCAGGTCGAGGCCGACAATTTCGGGGCGCGGCGGCTCTACGGCACGCTCGGCTTCACCGAACTCTACCGCTACCACTACCGCCGCCGGCCGGAGAGCCTGAGCTTGGACGCCGCGGTGAAGAAGCCCTGCTGGTCGCCGCCTGTCGCGCTGGTCGACGCGGACGGCCGCGTGCTCCTGGCGCAGCGCCCGCCGGGCAAGACGCTGGCCGGCCTGTGGGAGTTTCCGGGCGGCAAGGTCGAGCCGGGCGAGACGCCGGAGGAAACGATCGTGCGCGAGGTGCGCGAGGAGATCGGCATCGAGACCAGGGTCGCGTGCCTGGCGCCGCTCACCTTCGCCAGCCATTCCTACGAGGACTTCCACCTTTTTGATGCCGCTCTATGTCTGCCGCCGCTTCTGGGGCATCCCCGAGCCCCGGGAAGGGCAGGCGCTGAAATGGGTGCGGCCGCGCAACATGCGCGACTACCCGATGCCGCCGGCCGACCTGCCGCTGATCCCGCACCTCATCGACCTGCTCTGACCGGCGGCGCCGATTCCCTTCCTCCACCGTTAATGAACCGTTTAGGCAAGTGTGGAAAATTGCCTGTTCAGCGGTTTTGCCACGACCGCGCCGCAGCCGACGCGGCGCCGGAGCACGGTCGAAAGTCATGCTTTCGGATCGTGCCTGCAATCGAGGGGGATGGTCGACATGACGCCTGAAAGACGACTGGGATCAGATCCGCGGCCGCAGCGCACCGCTGTTCGGCGTCGCCGGAATGAGCATGCTGCGCATCGCGCTTTTGTTCGGCTCCGGCCGCCGTGGCGCTGGCGCTGATCCTGACGCCGATGGCCGACCGCTATTCGAAAACACAGATCGTCGGCGCCGAAGCGCTCGATTTCATCTCGACCAGCTCGGTCGGACAGCGCGGCGGCCGTAGCTATACGATCCGCCGCAGCGTGCTGCAGGCGCCGGGCGCGGTGTGCATCATAGACTCGGCAGGCCGGCGCAGCGGCGATTGCTGAGGCCGCCGGCACGGCCTGCCGCAGTCTTTCTTAACGCTGCGGCATTAACCTTTCTTAACGCTGTGCCGTTAACGTTTCTTAACGGGTGAGCGGTAGGTTTCCGCCAACACGGGGTGGAACGCCATGCAACTGATCCGGCGATTTCTTGCAGACAGGAACGGCGCGACCGCGATCGAATACGGCCTGATCATCGCGGTGCTGTCGCTGGTCATCGTCGGCGGCATCAGCCAGGCATGGGCAACGCCATTTCCGACATGTTCGCCAATAAGGACAGGGCGCTGCAGAACGCCTTCAACAACTGATCAGCCGTTTCCTTTCGGCCCCAGCACCTTGGCCAGCGACACTTCCGCCGAGCCGGGCTTCAGCGGCTTCTGCTGCGAGGCGTCCGGCGTCCAGCCCGACATCCAGATGAACGAGAAGGTCGCCCGGATGCGCCCGTCCGGGTCCGGAGAAGCGTTCGGCATAGATCTCCGCCGCGCGGGCGAAGAATTCCGGGTCGCCGGCCGCCGCGAGCGTCCGGACGCCGCGAGCGGGTTGGTGGCGCCCATGGCGCGCAGGTCGCGCATCAGGTCGAACATCGTATCGTAGCGCACCGTCACCGGTCTCGACGTCGGCGACCGGCAGTGCGAAGCCCGCCCGCTGCAGCAGCGCGCCGGCGTCGCGGACGTCGGCGAAGGGCGCCACGCGCGGGCTGGCGCCGCCCGACAGCTCGGCTTCGGCCGCCAGCAGGCTCTCGCGCAGCTCGGCCAGCGTGCCCTGGCCGAGCATGGCGCCGAGGCAACAGCCCGTCCGGCTTCAGCGCCCGGCGTATCTGGGTCAGCAGGCCGGGAATGTCGTTCTCGTCCTGCAGGGCGAGCAGCGACACGGCGAGGTCGATGCTGGCGGGCTCCAGCGGCACCGTGTCCGGGCGGCGCAGCCACGCCGGCCTCCCCGCCGAGGAAAGCTGCATCGGTCTCGACCCTCACTGCCTCCTCCACCTTGCCGGTAGGCGAGCACCACGTCGCGCGCCGCCGGCGTGACCGCTGAACAGCGCGGCGGCCCTCGAAACCGCCGCCCGACGGTCGCCGACAGGCTCGCCAAGGTCGTCGGCGACATGCCGCATCAGGAAATCGGCGCCTTCCACGGCCCGCCGCCGCGCGCGCAGCCGGTGCGGGCGACCAAGAGGTCGGCGTCGATGATCCTGGTTTGGTTCATCGCCTTCCGAGCCGGCGCCGCATTGAAAAAATGCGCCGCGCCGGTCTTCTGCTATTCTCGCGCCGGGCCGTCAAGCCGGTGGGGGCGATGTGGGGGTTGCGGTTGCAGCGGTCAAGGGCGGGA
This window harbors:
- a CDS encoding peptidylprolyl isomerase, with protein sequence MSISSRRAAFARLALPFSLFAALTASAVAQETAPAEQPAAEAAKPAAPDPNKVIATIDGKPVSEAELALALQSVDQQYSQLPPEQRRAAAFMAIMEIRLLADKAVAEGLDKNPDFQQRMAFLQQRALHSEVIDKDVGARITAEEVRARYDKQMADTPPVNEVKARHILVKTKEEADAIIKQLDGGAKFEDLAAQHTTDPSGKTTGGDLGYFAPGQMVPEFEKAAFALNVGQYTKEPVQSQFGWHVILVEDKRAQQPPAFDTVKDQIRNLVFREKYFAMVTDLRKAAKVDVTDPDLKKAVDAMEAADGAEGRRTDRSIMPAPARMRSRPRQSAGFLRFTRWRRRS
- a CDS encoding bifunctional ornithine acetyltransferase/N-acetylglutamate synthase, with product MAFEGERDPDYSEEATSAYMKRDEIRIRADIGIGRGKATVWTCDLTKEYVAINGDYRS
- a CDS encoding NUDIX domain-containing protein, which gives rise to MLLAQRPPGKTLAGLWEFPGGKVEPGETPEETIVREVREEIGIETRVACLAPLTFASHSYEDFHLFDAALCLPPLLGHPRAPGRAGAEMGAAAQHARLPDAAGRPAADPAPHRPALTGGADSLPPPLMNRLGKCGKLPVQRFCHDRAAADAAPEHGRKSCFRIVPAIEGDGRHDA